ATCTGGATGATTAGCTCTGACTCGGATATTCGCTACATCTCCATTTTTATCAATTTTAAAAATAACATTAATTCTTTGTCTTCCTGTTAAGCCAATTATAGAGGCTATGTCAGTATTAAACTTTCTTTGTACAAATTTACTAATGGCATCACTAGTACAATTTTTTCTAAGAGATGCTTTATCGAGATTCTCACAACCTGGATATATTGGAGGCACTTGAACAACAGCAAAAGGGACATCAATATCTTCTTCAAATTCTTTAAATTCAACACTTTCTGTTATTGCATTATCTTCAAGATTCCAGTTAATTAAGCCATTTTTCCATTCGCCAGAAAACAATTGCATATCTTTTTTCTTGTTTTTTGTTGGAAATAAAATTTCAATACTTGTATTTTCTTTTAACTTTAAATCTACTTCACCTTTTTTAGCTTCAATAAAAAGCATACCTCCTGTTTCTAATTGTTTTCCGTTTGATATTGTACTTAAATTAGCTAAAAGCATATCAGATAACTTGTAATATTCTGTAACATTCAAATTAATGTTTCCATTTATAATATCGCCTTTAGCATCAACAAATGAGTTTGCTTTTATAATTAGTTTAGTACCTTCCTTACAAACTAAAACAGTATCTTTTTGTGTGTTTATTTTTAGTTTTTGAGGTGTTTTTTTAAATGAAGTCTCAACGTTGTTAATTGGTTTTAATGCTACAACTTTTACAACTTCTTTTTTAGGAGAAACAGAATCTTTTAAAATTATTGGTTCATTTATTTTAATTGAAGTTTCAATAGCTTTTTTAATTGGAATAGTATCAACTACGATACTATTATCATTAAGGTTTTTACTTTGAATTGGTTCTTCTGGTTTATTTGAAATTATAGCATAAAAAACTACAGCAATAGCTAAAACAGAAATTAAAATTCCTAAAGCCTTAAACCATTTATTTCTAACATAAATCTGTTTCGCTTTCACAATGTCTGTTTTTAATTTCTGACGTTTTAAACCTTCTAAAAACAAAGTATGCTCATCAAAAAGAGAGTTAAAATCTGAATCGGTTTTTAAACGGTTTTCAAAAATTAGAATCTCACTTTCAGAAAGTGCTTTGTTTAAATAACTATTAATTAACTCTATATTTTCTATATAATTTTCCATGATTTCTCGAATTAAGATTGAACCGTTTTACTAGTTTGATAGATGTTCTTTGCTTTTGTTAAGCACTTATACTTCTGGTTTTTTGCAATTTTTTCAGATTTAAATTGCATCACTTTCGCTATCTCTTTAAAAGACATGGCTTTGTTGTAAAACAGTTGTAAAAGTTGCTGACATCGTTCTCCTAATTCGAGAAATGCATGCTCTGCGAGTTGGTATTTTTTTTCTTCTAAAACACTGTTGAAGTATTCAACTTCTGTATCGTTTAAATTATGAAGTTCTTCTTTTGAAAATTTCTTTTGAGCATCTTTCCAAATAAATCGAGATACCGAATATAAATAAGTGTAAAAAGATGAAGTAAGTTTGAAATCTGACTTTTCTAGATTTCTATTTAAAATTATTAATGCTTCTTGAAATACATCTAAAGCATCTTGTTTTTGTCCGCCTTTAGATAAAACTAAGGCTTCAATTTTAGGGTATAGGCTATATAGTTTACTAAAAGCATTTTCCCGCTGACCATCTTTAAAGAGTTCTAAGATTTTTTTATCGTTCATAAAACTGGTTTATTACTTAATGGTCATTATGCTAAAAGGTCACCTAAAATATTTTAAAAAAATTAAACATTTAGTTTAACTGAATAAGATTCCTGCTTTCTCAGGAATTTAAAACCTACGTTCTTTCTGTATCTGTTCGTAAGCAGCTTGTACCTGTCTAAACTTTTCTTCGGCGCCTTTTTGGTGTTCTTTGCCTAAATGAATCACTTTATCTGGATGGTATTTTTTAGCCATTTTTCGGTAGGCTTTTTTAATGTCATCTACCGTAGCACTTTTAGTTATTTCTAAAACTTTATAAGCATTATCGCTGCTGTTATAAAACATGGCTTTTATACTCTCGTAATCTCGCGAGCTAATTCCTAAATAACCAGCCATGGTATAAATTTGTTTTACCTCATCTTCGGTAACCGTCCCATCGGCTTTCGCAATACCAAACAAAAAATGCATCAATTGTAAACGAGACGGATGATCCATCATTTGTTTAATTTGAAAACACACTTGCCTTGTAGATATATTTTTCTGTCTGCTTATATTTTTAAACAATTTAAAAGCATGATTGGCACGTTCCTTTCCATACATATTTACAAATTGCTGACGCACAAAATCTAACTCACGTTGGTCTTGAACCCCATCAGCTTTTATAACAATAGATGCTAAAACAAGCAAGCTTACTTCAAAATCGCCCGATTGTGTTTGTGGTCTGCCTTGTGGTTGTGTACGATAAGTTGTTCTTCTTCGTCCTTGTAATTGCGGTTGCTCTTTTCCATCTGCTAATGCATCAACCACACTACCTAATGCTAAACCAATAATAGCCCCAATTGGACCTCCAAACGACCAGCCTAAAGAAGCGCCTATCCATTTTGAAAAACTCATGTAAGTATCTATTTTATTTATCGTCAAACCTACATATAAAATCATTCTCTTAAAAGAATAAAGTATATTAAGTCGGTTCACGCTCACCTATTTAATAAAATAAAAAAACGAGCGGAAATATAATATTAGTTAGTTGATTATTATACCTTATTGTTACACAATTGGTATCTTTGCAATCTAAAAAATTGTTAATTATTTAAATTTAAAAAATATGTATCCAGCAGAATTAGTAAAACCAATGCGCGAAGATTTAACAAATGTTGGTTTTGAAGAATTACATACTGCCGAAGCGGTTGATGCGGCTATAGCAAAAGAAGGTACTACTCTTGTAGTTGTAAATTCAGTTTGTGGTTGTGCAGCAGCTAACGCACGTCCAGGTGCTAGAATGAGTTTAGCTAACAATAAAAAACCAGATCATATTGTAACTGTTTTTGCAGGTGTTGACAAAGAAGCTGTTGATGCTGCTCGTGGTTATATGGTTCCGTTTCCTCCTAGCTCACCAAGTATGGCATTATTTAAAGACGGCCAATTGGTACACATGTTAGAACGCCACCATATTGAAGGACGTCCTGCAGAATTAATTGCAGAAAACCTTGTTGATGCTTATAACGAGCATTGCTAGAATAGCATTAAACAATTATATAGCAAAAAAACCCACGATAATCGTGGGTTTTTTATTTAATCACGCAACCCTTTTTATAAATTGGCATCTTAATAATAAACTGCATTTTTATGAAAAAAATAATAGTTCCTTTATTTTCAGTCTGTTTATTATTTATGGCTTTTCAATGTGAAGACAACAACACTATCACTATGGAAGAGGAAAAAGAATCATTAAATGTTTCTAAAAAAATTATTGAAGATTTAGCCAATACCTCTATTTGCAATGAAACTACCACATGCAAATTTATAGCTTTTGGCAGCAAACCATGTGGAGGTCCTTGGAGCTATTTAACATATTCTACTTCAATTGATACGGATAGATTAGAAGGTTTAGTTAATGAATTCAATGAAAAACAAGCCGATTTTAATCAAAAATGGAACATTGCATCTGATTGTTCCTTTGTAACACCTCCATTAAGTATCGAATGCAAAAACAACACCTGTATTCCCGTATATTAATCCAATAATTTATTATAAGACTGGAATTAAAAAATTAAAACCATAATTTTATTGTGGTTTTTTTATTTTTGCGACATGCAAAAACTATTGTCTTACCCTTTAACCATAATTTATTACCTGTTTTTTTTTAACACTTATAGTCTTTCATCCTATCCAGTGGTTTTGTTTTAATGTTTTTGGCTATCAAGCACATAAAAAAAGTGTTGATGGATTACAATTTACATTAATGCGTTGCGCAAATATTTTAGGCACACGTTTTACGTTTAACAATCCACACCAAATAGACATTAATCAACCCCTTATAATAGTAGCTAACCATCAAAGTTTACACGATATCTATCCTATTACTTGGTACATGCGTAAATATCATCCTAAATTTATTAGCAAAATAGAATTAGGAAAAGGCATTCCAAGTGTATCTTACAATTTACGCCATGGAGGCGCGGCTTTAATCGATAGAAAGAACCCACGCCAATCAGTCCCTGCTCTTATAAAGTTTGGTGAGTATATTGAAACAAATAAGCGAACTGCTGTTATTTTTCCTGAAGGCACACGAAGTAAAAATGGCGAACCAAAACCATTTCAAACAAAAGGTTTGGAAATTTTAATTAAAAAAATTCCATCCGCTTTAATTGTCCCTATTACTATAAACAACTCTTGGAAAATGTTCCGTTATGGTAAATTTCCAATGGGTTTAGGCACTCATATCACTTTTACTGTGCATAAGCCTTTAAAAGTTGCTACCTTTGTAGATAAACAAGAACTTATTAATAGTATTGAAACAACTATTAAACAACATATAATACCTTAAATATATAAATTATGTCTTTAAAAAATAAGAGATTTGAAGTGATGCAGTTTTTAGAAAAAGACATTGATGCATTAGTAGAAAAATATTTGATCCCAATTGAAAGTATCTGGCAACCAACAGATTTTTTGCCAAATTCTGAAACAAATGATAACGCTTTTTTTGAAGAAGTTAAAGAGATTAGAGAATTAGCAAAAGAATTGCCTTATGATTTCTGGGTGGTTTTAGTAGGTGATATGATTACCGAAGAAGCATTACCAACCTACGAATCGTGGCTTATGGATGTTGAAGGTGTCGACCAAGTTAACGGACAAACTGGATGGTCTAAATGGGTGCGCCAATGGACTGCAGAAGAAAACAGACACGGCGATGTGCTTAATAAGTACCTATATCTTTCTGGTCGTGTAAATATGAGAGAAATAGAAATTACGACGCAACATCTTATTGCCGATGGTTTTGATATTGGTACCGATAGAGATCCTTATAAAAACTTTGTTTATACCAGTTTTCAAGAATTAGCAACGTATGTGTCGCATAATCGTGTAGCTAAATTAGCTAAAGATAAAGGCAACAAGCGTTTATCTAAAATGTGTAAAATTATTTCTGGAGACGAAATGAGACACCACCATGCTTATTCGGAATTTGTGGAGCGCATTTTTGAAGTAGACCCAAGTCAAATGATGATGGCTTTTCATTACATGATGAAACAAAAAATAACGATGCCAGCTCACTTTTTAAGAGAAACTGGTGGCAAAATAGGATCGGCATTTGAAGAATTTTCAAACACAGCACAACGCATAGGTGTTTATACTTCAATGGATTATATTGACATTTTAGAAAAACTCATTAAACGTTGGGAAATAGATAAAATTTCAAACCTTAATGATGAAGCCGAAAAAGCAAGAGATTACTTAATGAAACTACCTTCTAGAATGTTTCGTGTTGCAGAGCGCATGAAAGTTCCAGAAAACTCTTTTCAATTTAGATGGGTAGAACCAGCAATAATAAAATAATTATAACACATTATATCTTTAAAAAAATTCCTTTCCCAACCGAAAGGAATTTTTATTTTTACACCAGTTATTAATTGAATTTAGTGGAAAATAAAAATAAAGCATAGCATTACTTACGGTTTCTTTTTATTTTGAATAGAAAGAAAAAAAAAGGCGTTTTATTACGATAAATTTAACTGATAAATGGTATTAAACAATGACAAACTCAGAAGACATTATTAATAAAACAAAAACGTTTGTAAAAGAAACGCTAGCCCATGCAGAAGGCGGGCACGATTGGTTTCATACCCTAAGAGTTTATAATAATTCATTACTCATCTCTAAAAATGA
The nucleotide sequence above comes from Flavobacteriaceae bacterium HL-DH10. Encoded proteins:
- a CDS encoding energy transducer TonB; this encodes MENYIENIELINSYLNKALSESEILIFENRLKTDSDFNSLFDEHTLFLEGLKRQKLKTDIVKAKQIYVRNKWFKALGILISVLAIAVVFYAIISNKPEEPIQSKNLNDNSIVVDTIPIKKAIETSIKINEPIILKDSVSPKKEVVKVVALKPINNVETSFKKTPQKLKINTQKDTVLVCKEGTKLIIKANSFVDAKGDIINGNINLNVTEYYKLSDMLLANLSTISNGKQLETGGMLFIEAKKGEVDLKLKENTSIEILFPTKNKKKDMQLFSGEWKNGLINWNLEDNAITESVEFKEFEEDIDVPFAVVQVPPIYPGCENLDKASLRKNCTSDAISKFVQRKFNTDIASIIGLTGRQRINVIFKIDKNGDVANIRVRANHPDLVEEAQRVISLLPKMQPGKQRGEAVSVPYSLPIIFQVDENTTNNNIPRVNARLSNILTDSIITKKLETKIASKDFSVSDVNNYILRSSFLGWINCDRFRSNRSRIKYKFKIKNSEGAIINMVFKEINSVLPSSKYGEVYDFKEVPNDEDVILVAIKKNKGKLYLDFLETKTQENPNLEFNFKEVTIQELKNKLKALNKLF
- a CDS encoding sigma-70 family RNA polymerase sigma factor; the encoded protein is MNDKKILELFKDGQRENAFSKLYSLYPKIEALVLSKGGQKQDALDVFQEALIILNRNLEKSDFKLTSSFYTYLYSVSRFIWKDAQKKFSKEELHNLNDTEVEYFNSVLEEKKYQLAEHAFLELGERCQQLLQLFYNKAMSFKEIAKVMQFKSEKIAKNQKYKCLTKAKNIYQTSKTVQS
- a CDS encoding DnaJ domain-containing protein; protein product: MSFSKWIGASLGWSFGGPIGAIIGLALGSVVDALADGKEQPQLQGRRRTTYRTQPQGRPQTQSGDFEVSLLVLASIVIKADGVQDQRELDFVRQQFVNMYGKERANHAFKLFKNISRQKNISTRQVCFQIKQMMDHPSRLQLMHFLFGIAKADGTVTEDEVKQIYTMAGYLGISSRDYESIKAMFYNSSDNAYKVLEITKSATVDDIKKAYRKMAKKYHPDKVIHLGKEHQKGAEEKFRQVQAAYEQIQKERRF
- a CDS encoding BrxA/BrxB family bacilliredoxin; translated protein: MYPAELVKPMREDLTNVGFEELHTAEAVDAAIAKEGTTLVVVNSVCGCAAANARPGARMSLANNKKPDHIVTVFAGVDKEAVDAARGYMVPFPPSSPSMALFKDGQLVHMLERHHIEGRPAELIAENLVDAYNEHC
- a CDS encoding acyl-ACP desaturase, yielding MSLKNKRFEVMQFLEKDIDALVEKYLIPIESIWQPTDFLPNSETNDNAFFEEVKEIRELAKELPYDFWVVLVGDMITEEALPTYESWLMDVEGVDQVNGQTGWSKWVRQWTAEENRHGDVLNKYLYLSGRVNMREIEITTQHLIADGFDIGTDRDPYKNFVYTSFQELATYVSHNRVAKLAKDKGNKRLSKMCKIISGDEMRHHHAYSEFVERIFEVDPSQMMMAFHYMMKQKITMPAHFLRETGGKIGSAFEEFSNTAQRIGVYTSMDYIDILEKLIKRWEIDKISNLNDEAEKARDYLMKLPSRMFRVAERMKVPENSFQFRWVEPAIIK